Proteins from one Bacteroides mediterraneensis genomic window:
- a CDS encoding Fur family transcriptional regulator, with protein sequence MEENIKDTVKQILTEYLQKNGHRKTPERYAILETIYSIKGHFDVDELYSYMAEKEKFRVSRATLYNTIILLIDAGLVIKHQFGNTSQYERSYNNETHHHMICTCCGKVSEFEDENLKQAIAQTKLKGFYASHYSLYIYGLCNKCMAVKRKKK encoded by the coding sequence ATGGAAGAGAACATAAAAGATACAGTCAAGCAAATCCTTACCGAGTATTTGCAGAAGAACGGACATCGGAAGACGCCTGAACGTTATGCCATACTGGAGACAATTTATTCCATCAAAGGGCATTTTGATGTGGATGAGTTGTATAGTTATATGGCAGAAAAGGAGAAGTTCCGGGTGAGTCGTGCTACCCTGTATAATACCATCATTTTACTCATAGATGCCGGGTTGGTCATCAAGCACCAGTTTGGCAATACTTCCCAGTATGAACGCTCGTACAACAATGAAACCCATCATCACATGATTTGCACCTGCTGTGGAAAAGTCTCTGAATTTGAGGATGAGAATTTAAAGCAGGCCATTGCACAGACAAAGCTGAAAGGATTTTATGCTTCGCATTATTCTTTATATATTTATGGCCTGTGCAACAAGTGCATGGCGGTGAAACGGAAAAAGAAATAA
- a CDS encoding adenylosuccinate synthase, producing MKVDVLLGLQWGDEGKGKVVDVLTPRYDVVARFQGGPNAGHTLEFEGQKYVLRSIPSGIFQGDKVNIIGNGVVLDPALFKAEAEALEASGHPLKERLHISKKAHLILPTHRILDAAYEAAKGASKVGTTGKGIGPTYTDKVSRNGLRVGDILHDFEAKYAAAKARHEAILKSLNYEYDITELEKQWMEGIEYLRQFHLVDSEHEVNRLLNEGKSVLCEGAQGTMLDVDFGSYPFVTSSNTICAGACTGLGLGPNKIGEVYGIMKAYCTRVGSGPFPTELFDETGKTIRDLGHEYGAVTGRERRCGWIDLVALRYAIMINGVTQLILMKSDVLDGFDTIKACVAYNVNGEEIDYFPYDITEGVEPVYAELPGWKTDMTKMTSEDEFPEEFNAYITFLEEQLGTPIKIVSVGPDREQTIERYVD from the coding sequence ATGAAAGTAGATGTTTTGTTAGGTTTACAGTGGGGCGACGAAGGAAAAGGTAAAGTAGTCGATGTGTTGACTCCCCGTTATGATGTGGTTGCCCGCTTTCAAGGAGGCCCGAACGCTGGACATACTCTTGAGTTTGAAGGTCAGAAATATGTGCTCCGTTCTATTCCCTCTGGAATCTTTCAGGGTGATAAGGTAAATATTATTGGAAATGGAGTGGTGCTTGATCCGGCTTTGTTCAAGGCGGAAGCAGAGGCATTGGAGGCAAGCGGACATCCGTTGAAAGAACGTTTGCACATTTCCAAGAAGGCCCATCTGATTCTTCCTACTCACCGTATTCTGGATGCCGCATACGAAGCTGCCAAAGGTGCGTCTAAAGTAGGAACTACCGGAAAAGGTATTGGCCCTACTTATACTGACAAAGTGAGCCGTAACGGATTGCGTGTGGGTGACATCCTGCATGACTTTGAAGCAAAATATGCTGCGGCCAAGGCTCGTCATGAAGCTATTTTGAAGAGTTTGAACTATGAATATGATATTACAGAACTTGAAAAACAATGGATGGAAGGTATTGAATACCTTCGTCAGTTCCATTTGGTAGACAGCGAGCATGAAGTGAATCGTCTGCTGAACGAAGGTAAGTCTGTACTTTGTGAAGGTGCTCAGGGAACCATGCTGGATGTAGATTTTGGTTCTTATCCTTTTGTGACTTCTTCCAATACCATCTGTGCCGGTGCTTGTACAGGACTGGGATTGGGTCCTAACAAAATCGGTGAAGTGTATGGTATCATGAAAGCTTATTGTACACGTGTGGGTTCAGGTCCGTTCCCTACTGAGCTTTTCGATGAAACTGGTAAGACAATCCGTGACTTGGGACATGAATATGGAGCTGTGACAGGTCGTGAGCGTCGTTGCGGATGGATTGACTTGGTTGCTTTGCGTTATGCGATTATGATTAACGGCGTTACTCAATTGATTCTGATGAAGAGCGATGTGCTGGACGGCTTTGATACCATCAAGGCTTGTGTGGCATACAATGTGAATGGAGAAGAAATCGATTACTTCCCGTACGACATCACAGAAGGCGTGGAGCCGGTGTATGCAGAGCTTCCGGGCTGGAAGACCGACATGACCAAAATGACAAGTGAGGATGAATTCCCTGAAGAATTCAATGCGTATATCACTTTCTTGGAAGAACAGCTGGGAACTCCGATTAAGATTGTGTCTGTAGGTCCCGACCGTGAACAGACAATCGAACGTTACGTAGATTGA
- a CDS encoding IS1182 family transposase: MFKNYTSNDNLLLPPCLGDFIPQNDPVRVVHRIIEQISLEELYRKYSVKGCPAYHPRMMLQILVYAYLRNIYSSRRIEEFCRNDIRFMWLTGTRVPDHNTINRFRSSRLKDVLKTVFATIVKFLVAEGFVSLDVACTDGTKMEANANRYTFVWGKSIHTRISRIAEQLEEIWRYAESVTKQELRDSAPVTYQDITPEKVERALEQIHEALEGTDADRKVKAKVRRVRKAWPEQLKKYESQGKILDGRNSYSKTDPDATFMRMKEDHMRNGQLKPGYNPQVSTNGQFILNYTLHQCAGDTSTYPLHMEDFHSLYGRYPDVSVCDAGYGSEENYLYAFRHGIETFIKYNYFHKEQKRSFRNDPFLSANFYYNEETDGMYCPMGQRMERLSDVKRTTDNGFVQTISRYRARNCKGCPLRCRCHRSRSERIVQVNHRLRKIKEREREKLLSAEGLKYRSQRPQDVEAVFGNLKNNKHFKRFHLRGLKKVEIEFGLLAIAHNLAKVAS, translated from the coding sequence ATGTTTAAAAACTATACCTCCAACGATAATCTGCTTTTACCTCCGTGTTTAGGCGATTTTATTCCCCAGAACGATCCGGTCCGGGTTGTTCACCGTATCATTGAACAGATCAGCCTGGAAGAACTTTACCGCAAGTACTCCGTCAAAGGCTGTCCGGCCTACCATCCCCGCATGATGCTGCAGATTCTGGTATATGCCTATCTGCGCAATATCTATTCCAGCCGCCGCATTGAGGAGTTCTGCCGCAATGACATCCGCTTCATGTGGCTGACCGGTACCAGGGTGCCTGACCACAACACCATCAACCGTTTTCGCAGCAGCCGGCTGAAGGATGTGCTCAAGACCGTCTTCGCCACCATCGTGAAGTTCCTCGTGGCGGAGGGCTTTGTAAGTCTGGACGTGGCCTGCACCGACGGGACGAAGATGGAGGCGAACGCCAACCGTTATACGTTCGTCTGGGGCAAGTCCATCCACACCCGCATCTCCAGAATTGCGGAACAGCTTGAGGAGATATGGCGGTACGCCGAGTCCGTCACCAAGCAGGAACTGCGCGACTCCGCTCCCGTCACTTACCAGGACATCACCCCCGAGAAGGTGGAAAGGGCGCTGGAACAGATACATGAAGCTCTGGAGGGAACGGATGCGGACCGGAAAGTGAAGGCCAAGGTCCGGCGCGTGAGGAAGGCATGGCCCGAACAGCTGAAGAAATACGAATCCCAGGGAAAGATTCTCGACGGGCGCAACAGCTACTCCAAGACAGACCCCGACGCCACGTTCATGCGGATGAAGGAGGACCACATGAGGAACGGGCAGCTCAAGCCCGGATACAACCCGCAGGTCAGTACCAACGGACAGTTCATCCTGAACTATACCCTCCACCAGTGTGCCGGTGACACCTCCACCTATCCCCTGCACATGGAAGACTTCCATTCCCTGTACGGCAGATATCCTGACGTGTCCGTCTGTGACGCCGGGTACGGAAGTGAGGAGAACTACCTGTACGCCTTCAGGCACGGCATCGAAACCTTCATAAAGTACAACTATTTCCACAAGGAACAGAAAAGGAGCTTCAGGAATGACCCGTTCCTGTCTGCCAACTTCTATTATAATGAAGAAACCGACGGCATGTACTGTCCGATGGGACAGAGGATGGAAAGACTCTCCGATGTAAAGCGGACGACAGACAACGGTTTTGTACAGACCATCTCAAGGTACAGGGCACGGAACTGCAAGGGCTGCCCGTTAAGATGCCGGTGTCACAGAAGCCGGTCGGAAAGGATTGTGCAAGTGAATCATCGGCTGAGAAAAATCAAGGAAAGGGAACGTGAGAAACTCCTCTCTGCGGAAGGTCTTAAATACCGGAGCCAGCGGCCACAGGATGTGGAAGCCGTATTTGGAAACCTCAAGAACAACAAGCACTTCAAGAGGTTCCATCTCCGTGGGCTGAAAAAGGTGGAAATTGAATTTGGCCTGCTGGCCATAGCACATAATCTTGCAAAAGTAGCCTCTTAG
- the tnpB gene encoding IS66 family insertion sequence element accessory protein TnpB (TnpB, as the term is used for proteins encoded by IS66 family insertion elements, is considered an accessory protein, since TnpC, encoded by a neighboring gene, is a DDE family transposase.) → MWSLDSCLHLWVCQHPVSMRYGIRGLTQMIWSWKGHSPASGDVYVFFSQDRKTMKALKWDGDGFLMYTKRLSQGRFREVLKNGDGSVRRFQWDDFYMLMRGLTPVKVTVEERFRMAAR, encoded by the coding sequence ATGTGGAGCCTTGATTCATGTCTGCATCTGTGGGTCTGTCAGCATCCTGTATCCATGCGTTATGGCATCCGTGGTCTGACACAAATGATATGGTCGTGGAAAGGACATTCTCCGGCTTCGGGGGATGTATATGTGTTTTTCTCACAGGACCGTAAGACCATGAAGGCATTAAAATGGGACGGCGACGGTTTTTTGATGTACACTAAAAGACTGTCCCAAGGGCGTTTCCGTGAGGTGCTGAAAAACGGTGATGGCAGCGTCCGCAGGTTTCAATGGGATGACTTCTACATGCTGATGAGGGGGCTCACACCTGTAAAAGTAACTGTCGAAGAACGCTTTAGAATGGCTGCAAGGTAG
- a CDS encoding IS66 family transposase produces the protein MKKDELIELLQRQNGFLQGKLEEALSSVRSLTSANERLTATVEELRKQITSLEETLKGKDIELSKEKTVRQAMRRLQESPSERQTGQMLPKSDVPEQKIQKRHTNNGAKKKTHPECEIETFDVEPDDPGFDPELARYMCTCDVVRYSMVPMRFIKTIYKVKKYVQNGTIFKGSVPATPLLNSQYTSSFIAGLAELRYLHGMPLENAVEYFRSHGFDLDKGTARKLVSKTKVQLENLYKALAKAILEDNYICGDETYQKVRLQTVTDSGKKIKKGYIWVFVGMTTGLVYFFYDDGSRSAEVFENEIKGFNGAFQCDFYSGYRHIGIGNLKGIKRLPCLQHIKRKFLDIKDSTIAQQMAKRFGLLYHFEHKHKTGKDGWTDEDHLQWRQRYSKVMIEKIYRGLIEIKDRPGIPPDDSLNAAADYALKQWHEIPAIFSSPKYRLDNNEVERINRYISLTRRRLTIGSHTGAEVAVLYHSLAITCHRCGINIFEYFCDIIDRCAAWPPNTPIDKYRDLLPDRWKKMKR, from the coding sequence ATGAAAAAGGATGAACTGATAGAACTTTTGCAACGCCAGAACGGCTTCCTTCAGGGCAAACTGGAGGAAGCCTTATCATCTGTCCGTTCACTGACTTCAGCCAACGAGAGACTGACTGCCACGGTTGAAGAACTGAGAAAGCAGATAACCTCTCTGGAGGAAACTCTCAAAGGAAAGGACATTGAACTCAGCAAGGAAAAAACTGTCCGTCAGGCAATGCGCCGTCTGCAGGAATCTCCCTCGGAAAGACAGACCGGACAGATGCTCCCCAAATCTGATGTTCCTGAACAGAAGATACAAAAGAGACATACAAACAACGGTGCGAAGAAAAAGACACATCCGGAATGTGAGATTGAAACCTTTGATGTAGAACCTGACGACCCGGGGTTTGATCCGGAACTGGCCAGATATATGTGTACATGCGATGTCGTGCGTTATTCAATGGTTCCCATGCGCTTTATCAAGACAATCTATAAGGTCAAGAAGTATGTTCAGAACGGTACAATCTTCAAAGGTTCTGTTCCGGCAACTCCGCTGCTGAACTCCCAATACACTTCCTCTTTTATCGCAGGTCTGGCGGAGTTGCGCTATCTGCACGGAATGCCGCTTGAAAATGCGGTAGAATACTTCCGCTCACACGGCTTCGATCTTGATAAGGGTACCGCCCGGAAGCTTGTCAGCAAAACCAAGGTTCAGCTTGAGAACCTTTATAAGGCTCTTGCAAAGGCAATCCTTGAGGACAACTATATCTGTGGTGATGAGACTTATCAGAAAGTACGTCTGCAGACAGTCACTGATTCAGGGAAGAAAATAAAGAAAGGATATATCTGGGTGTTTGTCGGTATGACCACAGGTCTGGTGTATTTCTTTTATGATGACGGATCACGTTCGGCTGAAGTCTTTGAAAATGAAATAAAAGGATTTAACGGAGCCTTCCAGTGTGACTTTTACTCCGGATACCGTCATATCGGAATCGGCAATCTGAAAGGAATAAAAAGACTTCCATGCCTGCAGCATATAAAACGGAAGTTTCTGGATATAAAGGATAGTACTATTGCCCAGCAAATGGCCAAGCGCTTCGGCCTATTGTATCACTTCGAGCATAAACACAAAACAGGAAAGGACGGATGGACTGACGAGGACCACCTTCAGTGGAGGCAACGCTACTCAAAAGTGATGATTGAAAAAATCTACAGAGGATTGATTGAGATTAAAGACCGTCCGGGGATACCTCCTGATGATTCTCTTAATGCCGCCGCCGATTATGCGCTGAAACAGTGGCATGAAATACCGGCAATCTTCTCTTCTCCTAAATACAGGCTTGACAACAATGAAGTTGAACGAATAAACAGGTATATATCACTGACACGAAGACGTCTGACAATAGGCTCTCATACAGGAGCCGAAGTGGCGGTGTTATACCACTCATTAGCCATAACATGCCATAGATGTGGAATAAACATCTTTGAATACTTCTGCGACATTATAGACCGTTGTGCCGCATGGCCTCCTAATACTCCTATAGATAAATATCGTGATTTGCTTCCGGATAGATGGAAGAAGATGAAAAGATAG
- a CDS encoding SusC/RagA family TonB-linked outer membrane protein, with protein sequence MKRKLTLMLTFLFVWMGVAWSQGLTVKGVVTSEEDGLPIVGASVLVKGTTQGTITDVDGNFEISGVKAGSKTLIVSFVGMKSQEVAIKPNMKIVLQSDTETLDEVVVTAMGISREKKALGYALQEVKSEEITQAAQLNVANALSGKIAGIQITSQGGQVGASQNIVIRGNSSFGNNAPLIVVDGVPVQNDNGTGSDVNLGSGLNDINPEDIESISVLKGGSAALYGMRAGNGVILITTKSGKKDKGVQISYDGSFTVDQIYNLPKLQNKYGQGYYGSEFDWKEGGYSDIMSYADFAVEHGFSYYDGMGNGVNDNADESWGPRLDIGLMIPQYNSPVVNGVRQATPWVSHPDNIKDFFETGYSQSHMISLTTSNEKSSTRASLGFRDQKGTTPNTDQKRYSIAINSKMSVNKYLDFDLSANFVRTKSDNLPGTGYSGSNVLQSLLQWHGRQIDIQDLKANYDQKDEMGNYTHYNWQQAYAMNPYWVLNHNLNKYTRDRFYGKSSIFIKPTDWLKFEGRLGFDHFDSNQLSNIEWSVDYPDGYFRNYDRRTTEINADFIGYFTKQFGDLNVNALAGANYRDYAYEINTIGADQLTVPGLYTVANAKGTAYTAQNHETRRSNSVYANLSLGWKNQLYADISVRNDWDSTIKDAFFYPSFSGSWILTETLPMLTSGGILNFLKLRGGWAKIGNATDPYVSNSYYSVISAPFNGTTLYYNPTTYPARNLRPEMIKTWEVGLEASLLDNRIHFDGAYYQKVTTDQIMQANVATSTGYSSMYINAGKVSNKGVELQLSADIFRNPKGFSWTTTLNWAKDKSRIDELYTDPVTGQKLDAYEIGSSWSCTSYAIPGESWGTLVGTGYVYNDDGSIRVENGMPVYESAKKIGNVSPDWLAGWSNEFTYKDWSFGFLLDFRKGGDVYSISQAFGTQTGIYDFTAAGDIRENGVIAGKNVLTDKVFKTADGKINDVAVNAEDFFYNFYTICEMSVFDGSYLKLREAHLTYTFPKQLLKNTFIKSAKISLVGTNLALLWVHSSNLTHLDPESTTGSSNGDVGFESNSYPPSRSIGLKLGVTF encoded by the coding sequence ATGAAAAGGAAACTTACATTGATGCTGACCTTTCTGTTTGTATGGATGGGAGTAGCATGGTCGCAAGGATTAACGGTGAAAGGTGTGGTGACTTCAGAAGAAGACGGGCTTCCTATTGTAGGAGCATCAGTGCTGGTGAAAGGTACTACCCAAGGAACCATTACCGATGTGGATGGTAATTTTGAGATTTCAGGTGTGAAGGCTGGAAGCAAGACCTTGATTGTTTCATTTGTAGGAATGAAAAGTCAGGAGGTAGCGATAAAGCCCAACATGAAGATTGTATTGCAATCGGATACGGAAACCTTGGATGAGGTAGTGGTTACCGCAATGGGTATTTCAAGAGAGAAGAAAGCATTAGGATATGCCTTGCAAGAAGTAAAATCAGAAGAAATTACTCAAGCTGCACAGTTGAATGTGGCTAATGCACTTTCGGGAAAGATTGCCGGAATACAGATTACTTCGCAAGGTGGGCAGGTCGGAGCCTCTCAAAATATTGTAATCCGTGGTAATTCTTCATTCGGAAACAATGCACCTTTGATTGTGGTGGATGGTGTGCCTGTACAGAACGATAACGGAACCGGTTCAGATGTCAATCTGGGTTCAGGTTTGAATGATATTAATCCGGAAGATATTGAATCCATATCGGTATTGAAAGGTGGTTCGGCAGCCCTTTATGGTATGCGTGCCGGAAACGGTGTTATCCTTATCACAACCAAGTCGGGTAAAAAAGATAAAGGCGTACAGATATCGTATGACGGAAGTTTTACGGTTGACCAGATTTATAACTTGCCAAAACTTCAGAACAAATACGGGCAGGGATATTACGGAAGTGAGTTCGACTGGAAAGAAGGAGGTTACAGCGATATTATGTCATACGCAGACTTTGCCGTAGAGCATGGATTCTCCTACTACGACGGTATGGGAAATGGGGTGAATGACAACGCTGACGAGTCTTGGGGACCGCGTTTGGATATCGGTCTGATGATTCCACAATATAATAGTCCGGTTGTTAATGGTGTGCGCCAAGCTACTCCGTGGGTGTCTCATCCGGACAATATCAAAGATTTCTTTGAAACTGGTTACTCACAGAGTCACATGATTTCATTGACTACTTCCAATGAAAAATCATCAACTCGTGCTTCGTTGGGATTCCGCGACCAGAAAGGTACTACACCCAACACAGACCAAAAACGTTACTCTATTGCCATAAACTCGAAAATGAGTGTAAACAAGTATCTGGACTTCGATTTGTCTGCAAACTTTGTCCGCACGAAGAGTGACAATCTTCCTGGAACCGGATACAGCGGCTCAAACGTACTGCAGTCATTGCTGCAATGGCATGGACGCCAGATTGACATACAGGATTTGAAGGCAAATTATGACCAAAAGGACGAGATGGGTAATTATACTCATTACAACTGGCAGCAGGCTTATGCCATGAACCCGTACTGGGTGTTGAACCATAACTTGAACAAATACACCCGTGACCGTTTCTATGGCAAGTCTTCTATTTTTATCAAGCCTACTGACTGGTTGAAGTTTGAAGGACGCCTTGGTTTTGATCATTTTGATTCAAACCAGCTGTCTAATATAGAATGGAGCGTTGATTACCCGGATGGATATTTCCGTAACTATGACCGTCGTACCACGGAAATCAATGCCGATTTCATCGGTTACTTCACCAAGCAATTCGGTGACCTCAATGTGAATGCGTTGGCTGGAGCTAACTATCGTGATTATGCGTATGAAATCAATACAATAGGGGCTGACCAGTTGACCGTCCCCGGACTTTATACCGTGGCCAACGCAAAAGGAACAGCTTATACTGCACAGAACCATGAGACACGGCGTTCGAACTCTGTGTACGCCAACCTTTCGTTGGGGTGGAAAAATCAGCTTTATGCAGATATCAGTGTGCGTAACGACTGGGATTCTACCATTAAGGATGCATTCTTCTATCCGTCATTCAGCGGTAGCTGGATTTTGACAGAAACACTTCCGATGCTGACCAGCGGGGGTATTCTCAATTTCCTGAAACTTCGTGGTGGATGGGCTAAAATCGGTAATGCAACAGATCCATACGTATCTAACTCATATTATTCAGTCATATCTGCACCGTTTAACGGTACTACGCTTTACTACAATCCTACGACTTACCCCGCACGTAATCTGCGTCCTGAAATGATAAAGACATGGGAAGTCGGTCTTGAGGCAAGCTTGTTGGATAATCGCATTCACTTCGATGGAGCTTATTACCAGAAAGTTACTACCGATCAGATTATGCAAGCCAATGTCGCAACTTCCACTGGTTATAGTTCTATGTATATCAATGCGGGTAAGGTAAGCAACAAAGGTGTTGAGCTTCAGTTGTCAGCCGATATTTTCCGTAATCCAAAAGGATTCAGCTGGACTACCACATTAAACTGGGCAAAGGATAAAAGCCGTATCGACGAACTTTATACTGATCCTGTTACCGGACAGAAACTGGACGCTTATGAAATCGGAAGCAGCTGGAGCTGTACCAGCTATGCAATACCTGGTGAAAGCTGGGGAACACTTGTGGGAACAGGATATGTATATAATGACGATGGTTCCATTCGGGTAGAAAACGGAATGCCGGTATATGAGAGTGCAAAAAAGATTGGAAATGTAAGTCCGGACTGGCTGGCTGGCTGGAGCAACGAATTTACTTACAAAGACTGGAGTTTCGGGTTCCTGCTTGACTTCCGCAAAGGGGGAGACGTTTACTCTATCTCACAGGCTTTTGGTACACAGACAGGTATATATGATTTTACTGCAGCGGGAGATATTCGTGAAAACGGTGTTATTGCAGGTAAGAACGTGTTGACCGACAAAGTGTTCAAGACAGCCGACGGTAAAATCAATGATGTGGCAGTGAATGCGGAAGACTTCTTCTATAACTTCTATACCATCTGTGAAATGTCAGTCTTTGATGGTTCTTACTTGAAGTTGCGTGAAGCACATCTTACTTATACTTTCCCTAAACAGTTGTTGAAGAATACGTTCATCAAATCAGCGAAAATTTCATTGGTTGGAACAAACTTGGCACTGTTATGGGTACATAGTTCGAACCTCACTCACCTTGATCCGGAATCTACAACGGGTTCAAGCAATGGAGACGTAGGTTTCGAATCAAACTCTTACCCTCCTTCACGAAGCATCGGTTTAAAATTAGGAGTAACATTCTGA
- a CDS encoding SusD/RagB family nutrient-binding outer membrane lipoprotein — protein MKRYIKKITMAFMAGALIWSATGCTNSFEEINQDPDNATNVPNGNLLAYVIYYTSYRFNDRWFAMDEPMTFCGYAAKMSYIDESRYSYRTNIQDSNWEYVYRILNNVMDLQGRATPGSNLLNVAKVMEVTVMQVATDRWRDVPYSDAVKMSEGILTPKYDKQEDIYPALLAKLKEAADGFASNEGTDDISDGDLLFGGDITKWQKYCNSLRLRLAIRISEVSPELAQSTVEEVLGDPSRYPVMDSNDDNAFFWWQGSDSNFFEPIADQYRTRKTEYCASDVMVDNLLAADDPRIGIYFTPTPASQTEGDDDYTDGTPVYRGYTIGASSNAVSKLYSVWNYKYGQDLGGFSPWMRVAEVYFHIAEAAMLNYDTGSYGTAAANYEKAVRFSMVENEVSDADAAEYLENGGKFDNTLKKIWYEEWVAMFKQAMEGWSLYRRTGVPENNYIAPGRPAQYANHNVPPLRSPYPSTELNLNAANNAPYNAEVVDNLWGKPMWWDTREGVY, from the coding sequence ATGAAAAGATATATTAAGAAAATCACCATGGCATTCATGGCTGGAGCTTTAATTTGGAGTGCCACCGGATGTACGAACTCGTTCGAGGAAATAAACCAAGACCCGGACAATGCAACCAATGTTCCAAATGGGAACCTTCTTGCTTATGTTATTTACTATACTTCCTATCGATTCAATGACCGCTGGTTTGCGATGGATGAGCCTATGACTTTCTGCGGTTATGCGGCAAAGATGAGTTACATCGATGAATCGCGTTACAGTTATCGTACGAATATACAAGATAGTAACTGGGAATATGTATATCGCATCCTGAATAATGTGATGGATTTGCAGGGACGTGCTACGCCCGGTTCGAATCTTTTGAATGTGGCCAAAGTGATGGAAGTAACTGTCATGCAGGTCGCTACCGACAGATGGCGTGACGTTCCTTACAGCGATGCCGTAAAAATGAGTGAAGGTATTCTTACTCCTAAATACGATAAGCAGGAAGATATTTATCCGGCCTTGCTCGCAAAGTTGAAAGAAGCTGCCGATGGTTTCGCCAGTAACGAGGGAACCGATGACATCAGCGATGGTGATTTATTGTTTGGTGGGGATATCACCAAATGGCAGAAGTATTGCAACTCACTGCGCCTTCGTTTGGCTATCCGCATATCTGAGGTAAGCCCTGAGCTGGCACAATCAACAGTTGAGGAAGTGTTGGGTGATCCTTCACGCTATCCGGTTATGGACTCTAATGATGACAATGCATTCTTCTGGTGGCAGGGGTCCGATTCCAACTTTTTCGAGCCGATAGCCGACCAGTATCGTACACGTAAAACGGAATATTGTGCGTCCGACGTGATGGTCGACAATTTGTTGGCGGCCGACGATCCACGTATTGGCATTTATTTCACTCCTACGCCGGCCAGTCAAACGGAGGGTGATGATGATTATACCGATGGAACTCCTGTGTATAGAGGATATACTATCGGAGCTTCCTCCAACGCTGTTTCTAAGTTATATTCGGTATGGAATTATAAATACGGGCAGGACTTAGGAGGATTTTCTCCTTGGATGCGTGTAGCCGAAGTGTATTTCCATATTGCTGAGGCTGCCATGCTGAACTATGATACTGGTAGTTACGGTACTGCGGCAGCCAACTATGAAAAAGCCGTGCGTTTTTCTATGGTTGAAAATGAAGTAAGTGATGCAGACGCAGCCGAGTACTTGGAAAATGGAGGCAAATTTGATAATACGTTAAAGAAAATATGGTATGAAGAATGGGTTGCTATGTTTAAGCAGGCGATGGAAGGTTGGTCGTTGTACCGACGTACGGGAGTTCCTGAAAACAACTATATTGCTCCGGGACGTCCTGCTCAGTACGCAAACCATAATGTGCCCCCATTGCGTTCGCCGTATCCTTCAACCGAACTGAATTTGAACGCGGCCAACAATGCACCTTATAATGCTGAAGTCGTGGATAACTTATGGGGTAAACCTATGTGGTGGGACACCAGAGAGGGTGTATATTAA